The following is a genomic window from Danaus plexippus chromosome 28, MEX_DaPlex, whole genome shotgun sequence.
AGAaaccataattaaattaattgctcGCATGCCAAGGTTGGTTAAACAGGTCATTAAATGTAAAGGAGgctattttgatgaaaaatgtGCATAAAATCACttgtgtattttttcaaacatagtATTCTTCAAGACttcatgtaatttaattttaattttgaatcttgtgcgcaacatgaaaataaaaactatttttcataaagtattaaaaatattgagttttatttatttttctccaCTTTTTTATAGTGGTCTCAAACTTTTGACCGGTAGTGTATATATagggatatatatatatagaattttatacataagatatatatatgtatatatatatatatacatattgaattttatttgaattctcAAAGCttgatgtttaaaaactttgttgataattatgtacaaataatgttttttaaatttaattttatctatgtatgtatattagaataaataatttaggtCTTTACAAACttcttaagtaaaaaaattataatacattgaaattgttaaatgtaaaatgaatTGTCaggataataaaaatcaaggtaattattttttaaggttgATTGCTTAAGTCCATCTCCACCTATCTCCGGCTATCTCATAACCTatctctattttaaattttatcaaacatatgtgctattgtgtatataaaaatcttgttCCTATCTACACTTTATGTGCTcttgtttgttttaagaaatttaatattctgatCGTCGCAAGATGTGGTTCATAGTCTCAATCTTTCATTTCATTCTTTAAAGTGTTCGGAAATCACAGAAAATTTTTGATCCATTAATGGAATTTTATTCactcttaaaaatttttaaaataaagagataaattttaaatcaacaaaTCTTACAAATGTATTACGTTCAGTTTTAACGTAAATATAAGTTACAAGCAACGGATaggtattacaaaataaattaagatcaTCGCGAATGAGtatgttataagaaaaaaaatctgattcTGTCAACGGccatctttttaaatttctcaacAAATAACCAATAGAAATGCAATCCTTACTTACATTATAAGTACGAAGGTTTATCCTGTTACTAactattacaaataaagtaaacaagtatatatatatatgtatatatagctttaatataaaaaaaaacattaaaaattcttaactCTGACACCACACATgatgtattttgaaattaatatcacatattttttattgcatagctttTTGGCGCCAAAAGCAttgactttgttttttttttaatgaaaatacaacACGCTTAGGTTCTAAGCCGAGCCAAAGAAATTCGCATACTCTTAAAACATAAGTAACTTTCGTTAAACGTAATTTAAACatggtaattattaatttatttataatatacattaatgtttttattttcactcctaaaatatatattatatatatacatatattataaaaacaatatattaacgtaaataatgtgtaaaaaaaattgtctaatgaaaaataattttaatttttcatttgactTTAATGCGAAGATTTACTAAGAAAAGACTAAAAACGCTCCGTATTTAGTATGACGTCTCAAACGTGTAGTAAGGCTAGAGGGCAAAGATATAGACTGCgaatacaaaatatctttattatttatttaaacactcTTAAcacacaaaattaaattatataataatgataaaatccCCAAAGTAACATAAACGACTTGAAGTTCACGTTTATTACGCAATAGTTGCATTCTTAATCGACGAAACATTATCAAAATTGTTATAGCAAAGTTCACTGatgttttataagatataaatttaatcgtACGCTCATTTCACTAACGTGCGCGTACCGCGTGGCGATTAGCACATCATAAGTAGTTAGTAACTAAATACAAAATGGCGGACAGCATGGGCGATGTAATTAATAACGATGAGAAATACGAACCGACGGCTAAGGAACTTCTGGAAATGCTGGATACAGCTGATCTGGATGAAGAGACTAGGCAGAGTCTGAGGAGTTTGCTCGGCGGGGACGTGCCGCAGTTCTTCGGCGGCACCGGCAGCGGCACTTTACTGGCTATAACGTTTGCCGcactaatattttctataatttgtaAGTAATTTATGTTACGATCTcgatttcatatttatcaaaattgtcTACGACTGTGAGAGAGTTGAATTAAcgaatagtaattaataaaaaatttcaaatcgcGATATCCGtaaatgtcaataaataaaacatgtttagtTTAGTCTAGTTAAGTATTAACAACACGtcatgtttatttcatttgtaaacATGCCGTttagttaaaaagaaattaatctCACgtcatgttataattaattcataattttatcaatacattTACGAACGGAACTCGTTTATATAATTCCAAGTACTTTTACACTTGCTGTGTTATGATTAACTAAAATAGAATTACTCTAGCCACATTTAGCGCTCTACttaattcagttttataatattattcatagttttagtaattatttcaaaacataacTCATTTTATCGATGACATAATGTTGTGCGTATAAGTGATAGTTCATAAAAGCGcttcttgtaaaatatttaaacgactaaagtttaaatatgtgcttaaaattaaacatttaggtcaatcatcaataatatttatcgattACGAAAACATATTGATAACTTAATCACATTAAATGtcgaaaaataaacatgtctGTGACACAAACATTATGgttatcatgtttttttttaatttttaacgtatcattattataaaagatataatgaattttttttatttttgtacgttaatataatatatttataattttcaatatatttatcgtaTATTGATATGATTTGATAACTCCCCGGTTACACGCGATAAATACGATCCAGTTGCATTAGAGGCATAGAGTTCGTTAGTTTATCTAAAGGTGAGACTTTGACTCGTGGGAAAATGGACGAGCAATACCTGAAGGAACAGCTGAACATAGGGAAGCTTATCAAGGAACGGGTCAGCGATTCCTTGAGGAACGTGGATGTGTTGAATGTGCTGAAGAAAATGGTGGAGTCAGCACCAGAGAGCGAAGAGACAGAGGAAATAAGACAGCAATTGGACGGAATTCTGACACAATACAACTCATTGCCGGAGGAACAGAAGGTGCAATTCGCTCGTCAAGTGAAAGAGGCGCTCACCAACAAACTGGCGAAGAAGCTGGAGGAGGCGCCGTTAGATTTCAGTGAAGTGGAAACATTCTTGCGAGACGCCGTCAGGACACAAATATACTTGTACTCAGCAGCGGCTGTCGTATTTGTGATAATTGTCGGTAGGTTTTATATGCAAATAGgtcatatcaaaatatactaAGCATATGCAAGCAATTGTTCGTCCGATTACATGGACATTTAAGTGGAGAAGACATCACTAGTTTATTTGGTGCGCTTGAATCAAACGATGACAGAAattatacgtttttttttttctaaatattttttcgttaggaaattattttaataaacattctttagttaaaaattttgatcgAAAAGgatatataagattataagCTGACGAtagataaaattgtttatcaaaaaattatttcgtaacATCCGTCTTTACTCaacttatctatatataattaatgctatttatttatctttaagatataataCTATACTACTAATGTAAGATCGTATAAtctcatataattttcatttaaaatccaacgtatatatatttatttccagtATTCTTCGGCTACAAGCTGTACAAgtctataaaagaaaaagaaaaaaagaaagagGAGAAGAAGaaattgaaacaaatgaaaaaaaagaagtaaaCAAATGGCCGTTAAACTTTGCGCGGGAAAATGACGACAGGTTAAAAAACATGACGCGTCTATTCCATTATTCACATGACGttctgttaatttattaaaattcggGCATTAATTGATGTCAACgactgattttatataaaaatataatttatatatattaatttattcattattttcgtttcatcgtttaaaatattcattaaatatttaaattcagttttaatttcagaaagagtttatataaaatataatgttatttttctatataattaaatgtgaaagatataatattatgaactataattatttttctaatgctgtttgtttgtttgaaagtttccgatatagatatatttaagatgGTTAATgtctacttttaaatatattatactacataaaatatatttcatgtgtAAATAAgagaatttaacaaaaaaaaaacaagtttcaATCActgaaaaaacttaattttattgtagcCTTAGTACGAGTTTCAAAGTTACGATACTGTGTAGTTTACACTACTAAACTGTCAGTAAACTGGTTCCATAAAACTCGTGTCGAAGGAAACTATACTATTAGCCGTTTCCGAGTCTCGTCTCTTACTGCATTTAGTACTGTCCTCTGGATCTATAACCTCACATAATTGTTgccaaaacatttttaagtcaTCTAGTACATTCCATGTacactgtttttaaaatatattttttgttttcaatactATACACGGCGTTTAAATTTCCTCTACCTTGAATGATTATCGAAAAATTTGCGAGATTTAAACAATAACGAGAATTGTGATCTAAGTCTCTCGCGACTGTTCATTTACAACAAGAGTATTTTTCgtattactacgcgtattttattattttagtaacttCATACTAACGACGTCTCGGTTACTTTGCTTCAACCgagatcacgggcagacgagatgaaaatgtcattttttttacttaacaaatccgagaatattagttttatttcaaccatAATtgaaagtaagaaaaaaactGCGATCTGTCAGTTGATTATCTCAATTCAGGTGACATTGGTTCAacccatatatatttattctataaccgatatattttttaatttatttttgtctgtcaTCGAGTGacaaactaaataattctCCGTCAATAAAGAGCGTgatttctcaaaaaaaaaaacaccaagCTTCAACGTATTTAagttagtattttaataatctcttCCACCTGTTATCTTCAGAAATAACTAAGGTCAGATAACTCGTTGGAGACAAAGAAACATCTGCTATACCTTAATCagaatgttgtttttaataaattttatataaaatataaaactgtctCTCTCACTCGGCGGTAGATCAAACGTCTATCAACAACTTACTTGAACCGTCACCCAAACGCTGTCACCTGTTGTCCGTGAGTGGCGAAAGGCTTGACGCACACGAGGTAGTTGAGGACAGATAGATCTCACGATAGTTTATTGTTCAGGTGTAATAggtttccaataaataatatatatgtatattcggATTTAGGTTAATCAGtatacaacaatattaaaccgaatttttcaattataccTATTTTCAAGTTCCGTACCCACATCGGAAAGTGTCCCCCCCCCCCTCTTTTTTACTAATCTCCTTCACCACACTATCAAAACTGTTTTGTTTCCAAtattggtttaaaatttttttgtaagtgcTCGTCGTATTTTTGTcgatttttgtaaacaatctCTTGGTACctacttttaattttgtcgTTCAACGAAGAAACTATGTGATCTGTAGATAAACAGTTACTATCTCAGTAACCACAAGTTCAATGGGGTTAAGATTGAGATAATACGTTGAAGTCTGACAACAAAATGACTTATTCCTCGGAggttttactttttagttaagtgctgtttaattaatttacttcgtATAACCAGTCTATAAggatttcattaatattccaTTTTTTATCGAGTACTTGTTTTTGTTACTTCTTAGTAATTTCGTCTGAGAATAAAATATGGAAATAATAgcatttttgttgttatattcgGATTCATCAAAGGATGTCATATCGTGTGTGTTAGGAAAAAACAGGTTtgaactattaaatttaattgtaggTGCCAAATAAGTCGACAGTAGAATTAGTtatgttgaaaaatttaattaacttaaatatctcTGATAATTACGTTTGGTGACAGTGGACGATGCAAGAAaagtcagttttatttataaaactgtattcAGGTTATAATTAAGACTTATATGTAACTACATTCAAAAGAGGTGTCTGTAAGTTAGCGGTTGACTCCAGActgaatatttgttaaaacctATTTCCCATTCCCACCGGTGGCTATAACACCCTTGATGTACTATAAGGTTATACCTTGGCTATGCTTACGTTACAagattgaaaacaaaataatatactgtatgataaaaaaaattgcaatttaaaGTGAAGCACGTACAATTTATTtccttcaaaataaaataaaatactaaatacccgtgttcttattaaaaagataGTTGTTGTAGACGTATGGTGTACCTAGTTGAAGaaacattttcaatgtaaAGTTAAAAAGCGCCATCTAGGTTCAAAAAGTTGCGTTTCTTAGCCAAGATGATTCTAATTATAGTTCCAACCACTGTTCGCTAGATGTCGCTTTACATGTCCTAGCAAAATAGCTTCAACCAGATTACGTTGTAAGAGATATGTAGTTAaggcattttaatataaagacttTGAAACTCATCACTTTTTACCACGCGAATAACTTTATAACGCCAggtttgtagttttatttaacttaactgTTTCTGTAAAATACGTTACAAAATGGCGTACTTTAACAATAATACACACTGTTCTCTACAGCGTTAATGGCctacacttttaaaatataagcaataaTGGTTCTCTTGAACTGATCGAGTTAGTACCCGGGCAGTCTTACCAATGTTTGTATCATTTATTAAgtccatttttataataactaacgGACAGTTCTGGGGGGATTGTTTATActgtatatgataaataatttgaagtaCAAaaggtaacaaaataaaaagcagTACAAGCATGTTGTAAAAAACGATttcgttttgtttattttcaataaggGATCTCATTAGACTAACAGCTTCAACGACAGTACCaaagtattcattttaaaaccaaCCAGACCGGGTAATTTCaaaacgatatttaaaaaaaaaaaaaatctatagaaaattattttaaaccgaATACTTCGGTCGATGAACCgcaaaaataatcattaatatatatattcatatatatatatatatttaatttgataatactTTTCAgcgt
Proteins encoded in this region:
- the LOC116776158 gene encoding uncharacterized protein LOC116776158, with amino-acid sequence MDEQYLKEQLNIGKLIKERVSDSLRNVDVLNVLKKMVESAPESEETEEIRQQLDGILTQYNSLPEEQKVQFARQVKEALTNKLAKKLEEAPLDFSEVETFLRDAVRTQIYLYSAAAVVFVIIVVFFGYKLYKSIKEKEKKKEEKKKLKQMKKKK